In Cupriavidus basilensis, the following proteins share a genomic window:
- a CDS encoding aminotransferase class V-fold PLP-dependent enzyme — MRSGHHCAQPILRRSGVEATVRPSLAFYNTTDEVGRLISVVRRLSGRR, encoded by the coding sequence GTGCGCTCCGGGCATCACTGCGCCCAGCCTATCCTGCGCCGCTCTGGCGTGGAGGCCACGGTGCGGCCGTCGCTGGCCTTCTACAACACCACGGACGAGGTGGGCCGGCTGATTTCGGTGGTCAGGCGGCTTTCGGGGCGCCGTTGA
- a CDS encoding class I SAM-dependent methyltransferase: MTPFSARRRFVRHAMLLAGAGMLASAASAAPATADEALAAAIAGPQRSAANKARDVYRHPLQTLRFFGLQPDQAVIEIAPGGGWYTEILAPVLRDHGKLYAAHYDASAADASQESKRSRANFEKKLAQDPGNYGKVTVGTLPVRAFTDIAPPGGADLVLTFRNIHNWIKDGHLDDSLRAFYAVLKPGGVLGVEEHRATPGTSLEQMIATGYVTEDYVIDHARAAGFALAGRSEINANPRDNHDHPDGVWSLPPTLRGGERERASFMAIGESDRMTLKFIKPR; the protein is encoded by the coding sequence ATGACTCCCTTCTCTGCCCGGCGCCGTTTCGTGCGGCACGCCATGCTGCTGGCCGGCGCCGGCATGTTGGCCAGCGCGGCCAGCGCCGCGCCCGCCACAGCAGACGAAGCACTCGCCGCCGCCATCGCCGGTCCGCAGCGCAGCGCCGCCAACAAGGCCCGCGACGTGTACCGCCATCCGCTGCAAACGCTACGGTTCTTCGGCTTGCAGCCGGACCAGGCAGTGATCGAAATTGCGCCGGGCGGCGGCTGGTACACGGAGATCCTGGCGCCGGTGCTGCGCGACCACGGCAAGCTGTACGCCGCGCACTACGATGCGAGCGCGGCGGATGCCAGCCAGGAAAGCAAGCGTTCAAGGGCGAACTTCGAGAAGAAACTGGCGCAGGATCCAGGCAACTACGGCAAGGTCACGGTCGGCACGCTGCCGGTGCGCGCCTTCACCGATATCGCCCCGCCGGGCGGTGCAGACCTGGTGCTGACCTTTCGCAACATCCACAACTGGATCAAGGACGGCCACCTGGACGACAGCCTGCGCGCCTTCTATGCCGTGCTCAAGCCCGGCGGCGTGCTAGGCGTGGAGGAGCACCGGGCCACGCCCGGCACCTCGCTGGAGCAGATGATCGCCACCGGCTACGTCACCGAAGATTACGTTATCGACCATGCCCGCGCGGCTGGCTTTGCGCTTGCCGGGCGCAGCGAGATCAATGCCAACCCGCGCGACAACCACGACCATCCCGATGGCGTGTGGTCGTTGCCGCCGACGTTGCGCGGCGGCGAGCGCGAGCGCGCGAGCTTCATGGCCATCGGTGAATCGGACCGCATGACACTGAAGTTCATCAAGCCACGCTGA
- a CDS encoding ferredoxin--NADP reductase: MSNLNQQAILSVHHWTDTLFSFTCTRDPGFRFENGQFAMVGLEVNGRPLLRAYSIASANYEETLEFFSIKVPDGPLTSRLQHLKEGDQIFVGKKPTGTLLVDNLLPGKTLWLLATGTGLAPFLSIIRDPEVYERYDKVVLTHTCRFVEELAYRELIQEHLPQHEHLGELIREKLVYFPTVTREEFDNQGRITDLIANGELFERLGVEPFSLENDRIMLCGSPDMLKDIRAMLTEQHFTEGNMSAPGHFVLEKAFVG; this comes from the coding sequence ATGAGCAATCTCAACCAGCAAGCCATCCTCTCCGTCCACCACTGGACCGACACGCTCTTCAGCTTCACCTGCACCCGAGACCCCGGTTTCCGCTTCGAAAACGGCCAGTTCGCCATGGTTGGCCTGGAAGTGAACGGTCGTCCGCTTCTGCGTGCCTACAGCATCGCTAGTGCCAACTACGAGGAAACGCTGGAGTTCTTCAGCATCAAGGTGCCGGACGGCCCCCTGACGTCGCGCCTGCAGCACCTGAAGGAAGGCGACCAGATCTTCGTCGGCAAGAAGCCCACCGGCACGCTGCTGGTCGACAACCTGCTGCCGGGCAAGACCCTGTGGCTGCTGGCCACCGGCACCGGCCTGGCCCCGTTCCTGTCGATCATCCGCGACCCGGAAGTGTACGAGCGCTATGACAAGGTGGTGCTGACCCACACCTGCCGCTTCGTCGAGGAACTGGCCTACCGCGAGCTGATCCAGGAACACCTGCCGCAGCACGAGCACCTGGGCGAGCTGATCCGCGAAAAGCTGGTCTATTTCCCCACCGTGACCCGCGAAGAGTTCGACAACCAGGGCCGCATCACCGACCTGATCGCCAACGGCGAGCTGTTCGAGCGCCTGGGCGTGGAGCCGTTCTCGCTGGAGAACGACCGCATCATGCTGTGCGGCAGCCCGGACATGCTCAAGGACATCCGCGCGATGCTGACCGAGCAGCACTTCACGGAAGGCAATATGAGTGCGCCGGGCCATTTTGTGCTTGAAAAGGCATTTGTTGGTTGA
- the atzF gene encoding allophanate hydrolase, translating into MTSKTPLRRSAASLGSCRTLTDWQQLYTTQGASLVDALAPFLDLDTADPAWIARLDAARLRSQLDMLAARVEQAGGKLDAFPLYGVPFVVKDNIDVAGWPTTAACPAFAYMAQRDAGAVARLRAAGAIVVAKANLDQFATGLVGVRSPYGAVPNTFDAAYVSGGSSSGSASSVARGWVPFSLGTDTAGSGRIPAAFNNIVGLKPTRGWLSSAGVVPACRTLDCVCVFALTVDDAALVAEIAGGFDHDDPYSRTYPQSAPAVLAPSPVLGIPDQLAFFGDTQAQANFEQALVDLQATGAKLVPIDFSPFAELAALLYQGPWVAERFLAVSQLHASQPEAIDPVVRVIVEEAGRYSATDAFSAEYRRAALARAIHLALATVDALVVPSAPSIYTLAAVQDDPIRLNARLGTYTNFTNLADLSALALPAGAREDGLPAGITLIAPAWSDRALARFGRQWQAAQALPLGATGRACPVGAQRATPDTPGSVRLAVVGAHLSGMPLNHQLLTRHAGFVEACRTARCYRLYALADTIPPKPGLVHVGTGQGAPIEVELWDVPLASFGAFVAQIPAPLGIGKLLLEDGRQVTGFICEPRGLEGARDITAFGGWRAYFASANASAT; encoded by the coding sequence ATGACCAGCAAGACGCCGCTGCGCCGATCCGCCGCCAGCCTTGGCAGTTGCCGAACCCTGACGGACTGGCAACAGCTCTACACGACGCAAGGCGCGTCGCTCGTGGACGCGCTGGCGCCGTTCCTGGACCTGGACACAGCGGACCCGGCCTGGATCGCGCGGCTGGACGCGGCGCGGCTGCGGTCCCAGCTGGATATGCTGGCGGCGCGCGTTGAGCAAGCGGGCGGCAAGCTCGATGCGTTTCCCCTCTACGGCGTGCCGTTCGTGGTGAAAGACAACATTGACGTGGCAGGGTGGCCCACCACGGCGGCGTGTCCCGCGTTTGCGTATATGGCCCAGCGCGATGCCGGCGCGGTGGCGCGGCTGCGCGCGGCCGGGGCCATCGTGGTGGCCAAGGCTAACCTGGATCAGTTCGCCACGGGCCTGGTGGGTGTTCGTTCGCCCTACGGCGCGGTGCCCAACACCTTCGATGCGGCCTATGTCAGCGGTGGCTCCAGTTCAGGCTCGGCGTCTTCGGTGGCGCGCGGCTGGGTGCCGTTCTCGCTCGGGACCGATACGGCGGGCTCAGGGCGCATTCCCGCGGCATTCAACAATATCGTGGGCCTCAAGCCGACCCGGGGCTGGCTCTCCAGCGCCGGCGTGGTGCCGGCCTGCCGCACGCTGGACTGCGTCTGCGTGTTTGCGCTGACGGTCGACGATGCCGCGCTGGTGGCGGAGATCGCGGGCGGCTTTGACCACGACGATCCTTACTCGCGCACCTATCCGCAGAGCGCGCCAGCCGTGCTGGCGCCATCGCCCGTGCTGGGCATTCCCGATCAGCTGGCGTTCTTTGGCGATACGCAGGCACAGGCCAATTTCGAGCAAGCGCTGGTGGACTTGCAGGCCACGGGCGCCAAGCTGGTGCCGATTGATTTTTCGCCATTCGCCGAGCTGGCCGCACTGCTCTACCAGGGACCATGGGTCGCCGAGCGCTTCCTGGCGGTGAGCCAGCTTCACGCCAGCCAGCCGGAAGCCATCGATCCGGTCGTTCGCGTGATCGTGGAGGAAGCGGGCCGCTATAGCGCGACGGATGCGTTCAGCGCCGAATACCGGCGCGCGGCGCTAGCCCGCGCTATCCACCTGGCGCTGGCAACGGTCGATGCGCTGGTGGTGCCAAGCGCGCCGTCGATCTATACGCTGGCCGCCGTGCAGGACGATCCGATCCGCCTGAACGCGCGGCTTGGCACCTATACCAACTTCACCAACCTGGCCGACCTGTCGGCGCTGGCGCTGCCGGCCGGTGCGCGCGAGGACGGCTTGCCGGCGGGCATCACGCTGATTGCCCCGGCCTGGTCGGACCGCGCGCTGGCCCGCTTTGGCCGGCAGTGGCAGGCGGCGCAAGCGTTGCCCCTGGGCGCCACCGGGCGGGCTTGTCCCGTTGGTGCACAGCGCGCCACGCCGGACACGCCGGGATCGGTGCGGCTGGCCGTGGTCGGCGCCCACCTTAGCGGCATGCCGCTGAACCATCAGCTGCTCACGCGCCACGCGGGCTTTGTGGAGGCTTGCCGCACGGCGCGGTGCTACCGGCTTTATGCGCTGGCGGACACGATCCCGCCCAAGCCCGGGCTGGTGCATGTCGGCACAGGGCAGGGCGCGCCGATCGAAGTCGAGCTCTGGGATGTGCCACTGGCCAGCTTTGGCGCCTTCGTCGCGCAGATTCCCGCGCCCCTTGGCATCGGCAAGCTGCTGCTGGAAGACGGCCGGCAAGTTACCGGGTTCATCTGCGAACCCCGGGGCCTGGAAGGCGCCCGCGATATCACGGCATTTGGCGGCTGGCGCGCCTACTTCGCCAGCGCAAACGCCAGCGCAACCTGA
- the uca gene encoding urea carboxylase: MFHTVLIANRGEIAVRAIRTLRALGIKSVAVYSDADRNAAHARLADVAVPLGGERAADSYLVAERVLQAALDTGAQAVFPGYGFLSESAAFAEACEAAGLVFIGPTPHQLREFGLKHRARELAAEAGVPMTPGTGLLCSLEQALREAARIGYPVMLKSTAGGGGIGLSRCADDAELSAAFDSVQRLGEQFFKHGGAFIERCLDCARHIEVQIFGDGAGRVVALGERDCSTQRRNQKVVEETPAPHLSAATRHALHRAAIRLGESVRYRSAGTVEFIYDVEREDFYFLEVNARLQVEHPVTELVTGLDLVACMLKVAAGDALDWEAISRPPQGAAMEARLYAEDPLKQFQPSPGTLTEVAFADGVRVDGWVETGTEVSAFYDPLLAKLIVHGPTREAARKRLAAALAATRLGGIATNLDYLRQIVDSPEFTTGRAFTRMLDHFPYAPAVIEVLEPGTYTSIQDVPGRTGYWHIGVPPSGPMDDYAFRLANRIVGNHPGAAGLECTLVGPRLRFHGAAVVALAGAPCTATLDGMNVPFWAPIRVAPGQVLALGKATQGCRTYLAVRNGFDVPVYLGSRSTFALGQFGGHAGRTLRLGDMLPLGQPHLAASGTCAPVTAPQAAPAALVPVYGQHWEIAVLHGPHGAPDFFTPASMETFFATDWEVHYNSNRLGVRLVGPRPEWARRDGGAAGLHPSNVHDCEYAIGAINFTGDFPVILTNDGPSLGGFVCPVTVAKAELWKVGQVKPGDRIRFRPISFDAARAMQAAQDQDIAGLRQITRALPLPAPARSTAILAGRAASGHHPAIAYRQAGDGYLLLEYGDNVLDIGLRLRVHLLMEALKAQPIDGVLELSPGVRSLQVRYDGQRIHQAALIEALLAIEAGLPDVAMLKIPTRVVHLPMAFEDGATLDAVQRYRETVCADAPWLPNNVDFIQRINGLAHRDEVRDIVFSARYLVLGLGDVYLGAPCAVPLDPRHRLLTSKYSPARTFTAQGTVGIGGVYMCIYGMDSPGGYQLIGRTLPIWNRFLKNPAFEPGAPWLLRFFDQVQFYPVSEADLDRLREDFREGRATVRIEHDVFDYGAYRQSLAHSAHGIAAFQARQQAAFSAEVAHWKVHEANAAPIQVPAALRHDEHDGHAVTAEMSGSVWKVLVQPGEQVRAGQPLLVVEAMKMELTVLAPVAGTLLAMRCRAGSAIKVGDRLASIA, from the coding sequence ATGTTCCACACCGTACTGATCGCCAATCGTGGCGAGATCGCCGTGCGCGCCATTCGCACCTTGCGTGCGCTGGGTATCAAGAGCGTGGCCGTGTATTCGGATGCCGATCGCAATGCCGCGCATGCCCGGCTGGCCGATGTGGCCGTGCCGCTGGGCGGCGAGCGTGCGGCGGATAGCTACCTGGTGGCCGAGCGCGTGCTGCAAGCCGCGTTGGATACCGGTGCGCAAGCCGTGTTTCCGGGCTACGGCTTTCTGTCAGAGAGCGCGGCGTTTGCCGAGGCCTGCGAAGCGGCAGGGCTGGTCTTCATTGGCCCGACGCCGCACCAGCTCCGCGAGTTTGGCCTGAAACACCGGGCGCGCGAGCTGGCCGCCGAGGCGGGTGTCCCGATGACGCCCGGCACCGGCCTGCTCTGCAGCTTGGAACAAGCCCTGCGGGAGGCCGCGCGCATCGGCTATCCCGTCATGCTCAAGAGCACGGCCGGCGGGGGCGGCATCGGTCTGTCGCGCTGCGCTGATGATGCCGAGCTGAGCGCGGCCTTTGACAGCGTGCAGCGGCTGGGCGAGCAATTCTTCAAGCATGGCGGGGCCTTTATCGAGCGCTGCCTGGACTGCGCGCGGCATATCGAGGTGCAGATCTTCGGCGACGGCGCGGGGCGCGTGGTGGCGCTGGGCGAGCGGGATTGCTCCACGCAGCGCCGCAACCAGAAGGTGGTGGAGGAAACCCCGGCACCGCACTTGAGCGCGGCCACGCGCCACGCGCTGCATCGGGCCGCGATCCGGCTGGGCGAATCGGTGCGCTACCGGTCGGCCGGCACGGTGGAGTTCATCTACGACGTGGAGCGGGAGGATTTCTACTTCCTGGAGGTCAATGCCCGGCTGCAGGTGGAGCATCCCGTGACCGAGCTGGTCACCGGGCTGGACCTGGTCGCCTGCATGCTGAAGGTGGCCGCGGGCGATGCGCTGGACTGGGAGGCCATTTCGCGGCCGCCGCAGGGTGCGGCCATGGAGGCGCGGCTCTATGCGGAAGATCCGCTCAAGCAGTTCCAGCCCTCGCCGGGCACGTTGACCGAGGTGGCCTTTGCGGACGGCGTGCGTGTCGACGGCTGGGTCGAGACCGGCACGGAGGTATCCGCCTTCTACGATCCGCTGCTGGCCAAGCTGATCGTTCACGGCCCCACCCGCGAAGCCGCGCGCAAGAGGCTCGCGGCAGCGCTGGCCGCCACGCGCCTTGGCGGCATCGCCACCAACCTGGACTACTTGCGCCAGATCGTCGATTCGCCCGAGTTCACCACGGGCCGCGCCTTCACGCGCATGCTCGACCATTTTCCCTACGCGCCGGCAGTCATCGAGGTGCTGGAGCCGGGCACCTACACCAGCATCCAGGACGTGCCGGGCCGCACCGGCTACTGGCATATCGGCGTGCCGCCCTCCGGTCCGATGGACGACTATGCCTTCCGGCTGGCCAACCGCATCGTTGGCAATCATCCGGGCGCGGCCGGGCTGGAATGCACGCTGGTGGGACCACGCCTGCGGTTTCATGGCGCGGCCGTGGTGGCGCTGGCCGGCGCGCCTTGCACGGCAACACTCGACGGGATGAACGTCCCGTTCTGGGCGCCAATCCGCGTAGCTCCGGGACAGGTCCTGGCGCTCGGCAAGGCCACGCAAGGCTGCCGCACCTACCTTGCCGTGCGCAATGGCTTCGATGTGCCGGTCTATCTGGGCAGCCGGTCCACCTTCGCGCTCGGGCAGTTCGGCGGGCATGCCGGGCGCACGCTGCGGCTGGGCGACATGCTCCCGCTTGGCCAGCCACATCTGGCTGCCAGCGGCACCTGTGCCCCGGTGACAGCGCCGCAGGCCGCCCCCGCGGCACTGGTGCCGGTCTACGGCCAGCATTGGGAGATCGCGGTCCTGCACGGCCCGCATGGCGCTCCCGACTTCTTTACGCCGGCATCGATGGAGACTTTTTTCGCCACCGACTGGGAGGTGCACTACAACTCCAACCGCCTTGGCGTGCGCCTGGTCGGGCCCCGGCCTGAATGGGCTCGGCGCGACGGCGGCGCGGCGGGCCTGCACCCATCCAACGTGCACGACTGCGAATACGCAATCGGCGCCATCAACTTCACCGGCGACTTCCCGGTGATCCTCACCAATGATGGCCCGAGCCTCGGCGGCTTCGTGTGTCCCGTCACGGTCGCCAAGGCCGAGCTGTGGAAAGTCGGCCAGGTCAAGCCGGGCGACCGGATCCGCTTTCGGCCCATCAGCTTCGATGCCGCGCGTGCCATGCAGGCGGCGCAGGACCAGGACATTGCCGGGCTGCGGCAAATAACGCGTGCGCTGCCGCTGCCGGCGCCGGCGCGTTCCACTGCCATCCTTGCCGGGCGCGCGGCAAGCGGGCACCACCCGGCCATCGCCTACCGCCAGGCGGGCGACGGCTACCTGCTGCTGGAATACGGCGATAACGTGCTCGACATCGGCCTGCGGCTGCGGGTGCACCTGCTGATGGAGGCGCTCAAGGCGCAGCCGATAGACGGTGTACTGGAGCTATCGCCCGGCGTGCGCTCGCTGCAGGTGCGTTACGACGGCCAGCGCATCCATCAGGCGGCTTTGATCGAGGCGCTGCTTGCCATCGAGGCTGGCCTGCCGGACGTGGCCATGCTGAAGATCCCCACCCGCGTGGTGCACCTGCCGATGGCCTTCGAGGATGGCGCCACGCTGGATGCCGTGCAGCGCTACCGCGAGACGGTCTGCGCCGATGCGCCATGGCTGCCGAACAATGTCGACTTCATCCAGCGCATCAACGGCCTGGCCCATCGCGACGAGGTGCGGGACATTGTGTTCTCCGCGCGATATCTGGTGCTGGGGCTGGGCGATGTCTACCTTGGCGCGCCTTGCGCCGTGCCGCTTGACCCGCGCCACCGGCTGCTCACCTCCAAGTACAGCCCTGCGCGCACCTTCACCGCGCAAGGCACGGTCGGCATTGGCGGGGTCTATATGTGCATCTACGGCATGGACTCCCCGGGCGGCTACCAGTTGATCGGGCGGACGCTGCCGATCTGGAACAGGTTCCTCAAGAACCCAGCTTTTGAGCCGGGCGCGCCGTGGCTGCTGCGCTTCTTTGACCAGGTGCAGTTCTACCCGGTGTCAGAGGCGGATCTGGACCGGTTGCGCGAGGATTTTCGCGAAGGACGCGCCACGGTGCGCATCGAGCACGATGTCTTCGACTACGGCGCGTACCGCCAGTCGCTCGCGCACAGCGCGCACGGCATTGCCGCCTTCCAGGCGCGGCAGCAGGCAGCCTTCAGCGCGGAGGTGGCGCACTGGAAAGTCCATGAGGCCAACGCTGCGCCCATCCAGGTGCCGGCCGCCTTGCGCCATGACGAGCACGACGGCCATGCCGTGACGGCGGAGATGAGCGGCAGTGTGTGGAAGGTGCTGGTGCAGCCCGGCGAGCAGGTGCGGGCCGGGCAGCCGCTGCTGGTGGTCGAGGCCATGAAGATGGAACTGACCGTGCTGGCTCCGGTGGCGGGCACGCTGCTGGCCATGCGCTGCCGCGCGGGCTCGGCGATCAAGGTGGGCGACCGCCTCGCGTCGATCGCCTGA